One Drosophila willistoni isolate 14030-0811.24 unplaced genomic scaffold, UCI_dwil_1.1 Seg863, whole genome shotgun sequence genomic window carries:
- the LOC124462047 gene encoding histone H3: MARTKQTARKSTGGKAPRKQLATKAARKSAPATGGVKKPHRYRPGTVALREIRRYQKSTELLIRKLPFQRLVREIAQDFKTDLRFQSSAVMALQEASEAYLVGLFEDTNLCAIHAKRVTIMPKDIQLARRIRGERA; the protein is encoded by the coding sequence ATGGCTCGTACTAAGCAAACTGCTCGAAAATCGACTGGTGGCAAGGCGCCAAGGAAGCAGCTGGCTACTAAAGCAGCACGTAAGAGTGCTCCAGCAACCGGTGGTGTAAAGAAACCACATCGTTACCGTCCCGGTACTGTTGCCCTCCGTGAAATCCGTCGTTACCAGAAGAGCACAGAACTGCTCATTCGCAAATTGCCATTCCAGCGTTTAGTGCGTGAAATCGCTCAGGACTTTAAAACCGACTTGCGTTTCCAGAGTTCTGCAGTTATGGCTTTACAAGAAGCTAGCGAAGCCTATTTGGTTGGCCTATTTGAAGATACTAACTTGTGTGCAATCCATGCCAAACGAGTGACCATAATGCCTAAGGATATTCAACTAGCCAGACGTATTCGAGGCGAGCGTGCTTAA
- the LOC124462042 gene encoding histone H2A, protein MSGRGKGGKVKGKAKSRSNRAGLQFPVGRIHRLLRKGNYAERVGAGAPVYLAAVMEYLAAEVLELAGNAARDNKKTRIIPRHLQLAIRNDEELNKLLSGVTIAQGGVLPNIQAVLLPKKTEKKA, encoded by the coding sequence atGTCTGGTCGTGGTAAAGGTGGCAAAGTGAAGGGAAAGGCAAAGTCTCGCTCGAACCGAGCTGGGCTCCAGTTTCCTGTTGGCCGTATTCACCGTTTACTCCGTAAAGGAAATTATGCCGAGCGTGTTGGTGCTGGCGCTCCAGTATATTTGGCTGCTGTTATGGAATATTTGGCGGCTGAAGTTCTTGAGTTGGCTGGTAATGCTGCACGAGACAACAAAAAGACCAGAATTATACCTCGTCATCTACAATTGGCCATTCGCAACGATGAGGaattaaacaaattgcttTCTGGCGTAACCATTGCACAGGGTGGTGTGCTACCCAACATTCAGGCTGTACTGCTGCCCAAGAAAACCGAAAAGAAGGCTTAA